A portion of the Stegostoma tigrinum isolate sSteTig4 chromosome 44, sSteTig4.hap1, whole genome shotgun sequence genome contains these proteins:
- the LOC132207173 gene encoding uncharacterized protein LOC132207173 isoform X1 has protein sequence MSSKSLFVDGVSVGMTCFQEFLCVSLFVLSKMDGCVVPKWWPSSSVCKDTSDRGSCLLVDIYQQVATDLTPQLENRITASLIKLQKSGELNKRLFQKMKPDGSNTPRFYGLPKIHKPGAPLRPIVSLPGTPTYRLAKELHQRLKHRVEDSRHSIHSSQEFLNTIKSTKIEEDETMVSFDVTALFTSININLAKETLTTLVEEPKTHTPDTTNLISKDKIIKLVDLCLTTHFTFNNKTYRQTNGTPMGSPTSGFLAEGVVQRLEQTALPIIQPKLWVCYVDDTFVITKRNKLEETFKTINNILPDVKFTKEEEHNNKLHS, from the coding sequence atgagCTCCAAAtctctgtttgttgatggagtttcggttggaatgacatgcttccaggaattcttgtgcgtgtctctgtttgtcttgtccaagatggatggatgtgttgtcccaaagtggtggccttcctcatctgtatgcaaggatactagtgatcgtgggtcatgtcttttggtGGATatttaccaacaggtggcgacagacctgaccccacaactggagaaccgaatcacagcctcactcataaaacttcaaaaatctggagaattaaacaagagactcttccaaaaaatgaaaccagatggatccaacacaccacgcttctacggactacccaaaattcacaaaccaggagctcccctcagacccatagtctcactacctggaacaccaacatACAGactagccaaggaactacaccaaagactaaaacaccgagtagaagactcacgccactccattcactccagcCAAGAATTCTTGAACACCATCAAAagcaccaagatagaagaggatgaaacaatggtctcctttgacgtaacagccctgttcacatccatcaacatcaatctggccaaagaaacactgactacactagtagaagaaccaaagacacatacaccagacaccaccaacctcatcagcaaggacaaaatCATCAAGCtcgtggacctatgcctcaccacccacttcactttcaataacaaaacctacagacaaactaacggtacacccatgggatctccgacatcagggttcttagcagagggagtagtgcagagactcgaacaaacagctctgccaatcatccaacccaaactttgggtctgctacgtggatgacacctttgtcatcactaaacgaaacaaattagaggaaacattcaagaccatcaataatatccttcctgatgtaaaattcacaaaagaggaggaacaCAACAACAAACTGCATTCCTAG